CAGTAggggtaataataataataataaatgaaagataataattaaaattgaataagaTGTAAAAATGGCGCGTCCAATGAGAATTGAAGATTGTGTTGATTCTTCATTAGTGTTATATTAGAGTAGTCACCAGTCACCAGTCAGAGCAAAAGCACCCGACCAAGCAGAGTAATACTTAGCAGTAGTGTGTAGTTGTATTGTATTTGTACGTCGATGTCGATGTCGAGTGTGTGGAAGTGTGTATAATCTAGTGGGCAAAAAACTGGCTGGACTGTACACACAACAGACGAAAAAACGCCAAGAACGACTACGGCGACGAGCAAGAAGACGAAGGCGAAGAGAAGAAGAAGATCCAGCGACAGCTTCGCTCGACTTTGCAATTCTCTTTAACTTGGTAGCTCTCCTGCTCTCCATCACGGGAAAAATAAAGTACTTGGAGGCTCGGAGCCGTTCGGAGTTGCTCTGAGCTGCTCGCCGTCGAGTTTGTTGCCGAGGCTGAGAGTGAGAGAGATACGGGTGGTGTGTCGGTTCGTTGGTTGGTACTGGTTCGAGTACGGACTACTAGGGTCCGTCGACCAAGAATAGCCGTCAGCCAAGTAAGACGGCCTGCAAGGAAAAATAAGAGAAGAGAGTGAGCCAGCCAGACAGACCAAGGCAGCACGTACTGTCTCTCACATTAAAGTACTTAACTCACTACCTCTTagtagtatttaatatttaacttaaactTAAATATCCTCAGATCTAGTTACTGGTGTTGTTAATTGTGATCTAGGGAAGGATAACGTTGCGAGCCCCTCCCACCAccagcatcatcatcatcatcgacATCGTTATCGGAAGTATCATCGCCGGAGTTTACggattttatgataaataattactggcCGGGATGTACGGCTCGAAAAAGCAAGAGATCGATGGCCGAGGATTGCACCCAGTTACCGTAGATTATCTTGAGGTTTAGTGTTGTCTAGTGTGCTAATTCTAATAGCAAGTGGAATTCGCGGGATCACCAGTGTGTCGAGGTATTGGATAAGAATTAGACGTAATACGTAATGGAAATACGAGTTTGATTGAATGATTGGTTGATtgatggataaaaataaagttaagtCCAGGTAGAGAGATCGGGAGGAGTCTGACTGTCGTGTTGGTCTTCGGGTCAGTGGTGATTGGTGTCTAGACGTGTTCATTAAAACTAATACGAGTTAAaaggtttttaaattaaaggaattataattaattgaatagaaattttaatttgtaataataacaatgtctCTGGAGACAAGATCAAACTCGGCCCTGTTTAAGAGGGCCGAGCAGCTAAAACGTTGGGAACAATCAGAGACCAATAGAGAACCGGCCCAGCCAAGACAAATCGCGCGAAAGATCAAGTTCTCGGCCGATTGCGTGTTCCTAGCAGCATGTGCTGCTGGCGACAAGGAAGAGGTCGTAAGATTATTGCAAAAGGGGGCGGATATCAACACTGGCAATGTCGATGGCCTTACTGCGCTCCATCAGGTATGACTAATtgctctatttatttatttatttattttattaactgatTTATAGACCCGCCGATTAAATCATAGTTACATAGGTGATACCAAGGTTATTAAatgaaagtaattattaaccaTTGATGGTTTTATTAAGTTGTTGAAGGAGCAGAGCCTCTTGTCGGCATCTCTGCAAGATGGCCGACTCAGTAGTCAGTACCTACTCCAGCTGTCTAATTTCAGCACCAGATCTGCCAGATATTTATTCCAATGTGTACACGGCTGTCACGATCATTTCCCTTCGTACACTGAAGCTAATACTCCCGAAAGACAGAGacagagagaaagagaaagagagaaaaaaaggCTGATCAACTTTTTAGCTTACACATTTTCCTGCTCTCTCTTATCTAACtgatttactaattaataatccaCTCGAACCAACTCTTTACAGTCATCATCATAATTCTGTTATTTATACTTGTTAACTAAAAATGTTTACCAAAACCTACAGCCGTTATGACAATCAGTACTTTGATAGGATTCTGGCTCATGACTTACGATTATTTAGAACgttgataaatctaaaaataagtCATCACGGAATCGAGTTGTTGATtggagtaattttaaaaaattacaaccttttgaaatgaaataacaattattttattttcttgttaattatattttttttatcggctTGTTTAATGGTATTGAGGATTATGTAATCTGCACTTGACATTATGTCATAGCCCAACCATTAAATCAGTCAATTCTgcggtaaaaattttgagtttatgGTAGAGATGAGAAATGGTGTGTACCTAAAGCTCTATTTATAGTCTTTAACTATTAGGAGTCGCAAGCCCTGGTTGTACATGTGTGTCTACGTTCTTTGTCAGACTTGTTCTTCTTCTCCTTTTTCTTCTTCGTCTACTTCTTATACTTCTTCAACTACTTCTTTTACACTACTCTACACTACATTagatagtttatttttttggcgaGACTTAAACATGTTATATTATCCAACAAACTTTGTGAATGAGggaatagataattttaagtttaaaatatatacattttatttttttatttgcagcTTGCGAACATGAGTGATTCACGTGTGCTATTCCCGACTAAAATACTACCAatattctatatataaatatccatatatatacgtccacatttatatatttataatatatcaaatcaaagtatttttaaattacacacacatatatatatatatatgtataattaacGTCTATTGTTTTTATAGGCATGCATCGACGACGACTTGGATATGGTTGAATTTTTGGTTGAACAAGGAGCGGACATCAACCGCGGTGACAATGAAGGCTGGACTCCGCTGCACGCAACGGCATCGTGTGGATTCATATCAATCGCCAAGtacgtgaaaaaattttgtttattttgtttttcaaatacACAATTCACTTGAGTATTTGAACGATTAATTTattccttattttttttagatatttaattgaacaagGATGTAATCTAGCGGCTGTAAATAATGACGGTGAACTTGCCCTTGACATCGCGGAGAGCGACGAAATGGAAGATTTACTGCAGCAACATATCAATAAAGCAGGTGTGACATCtgataactatttaaataaaatgattagccgagtaaattaattaactatcgGGATATTTAGGTATCGATTGTGATCAAGCACGTAGTGAGGAGGAACGATCGATGCTGAGCGACGCAAAAGCTTGGAAAGCCGGGTCACCTGGTAAGGATGCTGTACATCCGCGAACTGGTGCTACGGCGCTCCATGTAGCTGCTGCTAAGGGTTACATCAAAGTTatgaagtaatttatttattttatttttaattaaaatgatttattttttgacattgtattaatttttatcatatttgtTTAGCATTTTATTGCAAGCAAGATGTGATGTAAACGCTCAGGATTACGATGGGTGGACGCCGTTACATGGCGCTGCACACTGGGGTCAGCTAGAAGCTTGTAAACTTcttgttgaaaattattgtgatatggatattaaaaattttgctgtaagttacatttaattgattgataagttatttatttataaagataaataatatttaatagggTCAGACCGCGTTTGATGTGGCCGACACAGATATTCTCAAGGCCTTGGAGGAGTTAAAAAAGAAGCaacagataattttaaaagatcatccattattaaataatcaaaagcaACTGCCGATACCAAAGAAACGGTAATTagattactgtttttttttttattttatttttaaattactgtaacTGTGTAcgtgtgattttttttatttttattacttaatacgttttttttttttttttttttttttttttaaatagaatgtCACCTACAATTGAGAACACAGTCGTCAATGAGGGACTCGAGACCTTTGAAGAAGAAACTccaaataaagtaattaaagttGAATTGGAAATACAGTCGGATAAAGACGACACGAGTGCTGACACGAATAGTGACGTCGGTGAGTGTGTGTCAAttgacattattatttattttattttataatgtacTTTTAACTGATAGTtagtaaaagttattaaaatattgtgattgtaatttaaagttatttattgtGAGTACCATTAACAATTGTTGATTGtattataactttaaatgaataattaacattGCATTTGGTATGCATGCTGCGTGGATAGAGAGTGGAGAAGAGACTGATATTGAAGATAgcgatgatgataatgattcTGAGAGTAGCTCAGATTCAGAAACATCATCTACGAGTAATTACTCTAATcaatcagataaatttttaggtgTTACTGATGATGGTAAGcctgaaatttaatttttgaaaaattttttaaattattattattgtaaattaatgaattagatttgataataatgaaaatttaaattaataattaagttttttgataatatttgtaaatttatagaaaagaaaaatagagCTAACAAAGATGATAGTGGAACACTTAGTCCAGTCACCGTTCCAGAGATAAATAAACTTCCTAatcaggtaatttttaacaaataatttgattGCAATAATTAACTAgtaacgtaaaatttttttaataattaaaggcaCCAATTTTACCACCGAAACAACAGACTGAAAATACTGAGGAGGGAACAATACCATCGTGGCGTCGTTCAGGTTCATTTAGAAGTAGAATACAAGAAAATGAGCCCACTAATTCAGTGGCTTCAACTAAaggtaatgattaaaataaaaataattaatgctttttatttaaaattatttttaaaaaattatttcgcagAAAATGAAGACAAagaaaagtcaataaaaacGCCGCTtatctcaaataaaattaaccagAATACCGATTCAGAAGTTGTTTTACGTCGGACTCACAGCTTTGAGACAGACGAAAAGTACgtaagaattataaatattaataacacaaataattttaattgttttgctgataaatttatcaaaagaacattttttttttcgcttcattcattacattttttgttATCAGTAACCAATGAGTGAATTTAAATAGagctaaatatttattttgcataGCAGTTATCATTTGCCAAAGtactcagtaatttttttttattaatcagtcATTAGTCACCAGTAAttagttgaatattttatattatcattattattattatttaatttattattattatttaattatacatgtaaatatatataaaagaaaaaaagtattagagCATAGCAGTACGCATGGCATGATGCATGTTACGCAGGTTCTATGAGCAGTATCTGGCATTGCGAGCTCGCATCAAGGCATCTTCCTGCCCTACACTCCATCGCTGCAATCCAGTTACTCCCACCCACACCAACACTACGACCGCGCGTTCTGCGTCTTTACGCGAAACTCACAGGTACATCAGCATgtatcaaaattatatatgtatatatatatatttattttttttttactttaaatccTATAAGCGACAATCGAGTAACACACGTTTGCCTTTGTGCTTTATTAGTTGTCGCCTTGTAACAAATGATTCATCATCtagctattttatttatttatttttatcatcaacaaTTTAACTATTCCCAgctgttattaattaattaattatattaattgtcACACTttggttttaataattatttagacgCAAAGAAGTAAAACTTAATTTGGAATTATCACGAGTACCGCAAGAGAGCAATTCATCTTCACCAACATCActgacaaataaatttttgtcctCGCCAGTATTGCCGACATCGACTACTGGTTCAACTCCGACAAGTTCTACCTCTACGGCCACTACGACAACAACTAGCCCTGTACCGGGAAATCAAATTCGCAGGTCCGTAtatcagttaaaattttttttttatttaatatttgatagtttaattattaaacgaCCGctggattaaattattaaataaattgtaccaTTATCGtgatatttaatgtaaaaataaatgtaaatggaCAGTGTACAAGTGGTGGAGGCGAGCTCTGCAAACGTAACTCCCTCACACAATTCAACGACTACAACATCAGCTCCCACGACTCCTGCTACTGGAAAACTCAGTCCAGGAAAtatcttcaaaaatttcttcaagtgCGTACTCGTTTGACGGTCGAAGATAATACACCTCCAAGTCGTGTGATTtgcgttattttatttcgcgtgattttttttatttacccacCGTTATTTTACAgcatgataattatttgctttatcataattaattaatttatttatttaattatttgtttttgttgaCAATACAGTTAGGAAAAATTCaacaagtatttatttatttccaatttttcaattaataatttacatctTGTCATCATGATAAAACACGAATTCAGACTGCGGGTGACGTCAGTCAACTTCACTCAGGTCTaaaatctttttgtttcatcccttgtcacataatatactatttaacaAATTGGCTTTATGAATATGTagatttatattgatattttattaattatttatttggttggAAGCAAAACAGGACGAGTTTTCTACACCAAAATGCTTAAacgttttgtttttttaatttttttttcattaggtttaataattatttacttacttatcaatatactttttaaatttttaaatttattacaattaaaatgtttttttagatCATTTGTACCACCTGTACGTGATGAAGAGAGTGAAACACAGCGTAAAGCTCACGCGAAACGCGTGCGTGAGACCCGACGTTCTACCCAGGGAGTTACTTTGGATGAAATTAAAAGTGCGGAGCAGTTGGTAAAGAAAAAACAGCAGCAAACAAATGATACAACATCATCTACACCTCaggttaatttaaatttacatatttatattcaatcgcttaattatttatcgccttttaatttaatatataaaatattactgcAATTACTTTAAtatcttgaaatatttttatcgaataaaattatcagccGTACaagtttcaataatttaaagtaattaaagtaaatatattaaaataatttttattatgatgtgtaattaataaattaataccgtgtcgttttaatttttccaatttgagtttttaattttaattaattgtcaatttaaataattttgttttattttattattattattttttttttaaaccccAGCCAGCGGCTTCTCTTGGCCAAA
Above is a window of Microplitis demolitor isolate Queensland-Clemson2020A chromosome 1, iyMicDemo2.1a, whole genome shotgun sequence DNA encoding:
- the LOC103580139 gene encoding protein phosphatase 1 regulatory subunit 12B isoform X3; translation: MSLETRSNSALFKRAEQLKRWEQSETNREPAQPRQIARKIKFSADCVFLAACAAGDKEEVVRLLQKGADINTGNVDGLTALHQACIDDDLDMVEFLVEQGADINRGDNEGWTPLHATASCGFISIAKYLIEQGCNLAAVNNDGELALDIAESDEMEDLLQQHINKAGIDCDQARSEEERSMLSDAKAWKAGSPGKDAVHPRTGATALHVAAAKGYIKVMNILLQARCDVNAQDYDGWTPLHGAAHWGQLEACKLLVENYCDMDIKNFAGQTAFDVADTDILKALEELKKKQQIILKDHPLLNNQKQLPIPKKRMSPTIENTVVNEGLETFEEETPNKVIKVELEIQSDKDDTSADTNSDVEKKNRANKDDSGTLSPVTVPEINKLPNQAPILPPKQQTENTEEGTIPSWRRSGSFRSRIQENEPTNSVASTKENEDKEKSIKTPLISNKINQNTDSEVVLRRTHSFETDEKRKEVKLNLELSRVPQESNSSSPTSLTNKFLSSPVLPTSTTGSTPTSSTSTATTTTTSPVPGNQIRRSFVPPVRDEESETQRKAHAKRVRETRRSTQGVTLDEIKSAEQLVKKKQQQTNDTTSSTPQPAASLGQTASIIATITTATPTTVTTNKLPEETNLPERRPSWRLRVDNGSKFQLEDANNKSSDTTTAYIRRPSGGTGIPRPSSAPVDSIATSTADATVTLPLRRSLKSPEDKDQDKENDSRNAQATQAVIQRRRRPKRRSTGVVHVDMDEIDPDKQDTSAGGDYEESKTNHTESGNERSGRSSRLGSVTSLSSDISVTPSSRIKSSNSENGELDYKKLWEESQAENERLKEKLRRSDEQLKEVRGTLEKVQSTQSKLTLSEAEKRERRAMERKLSEMEEELKQLQKLKAENERLKAENRALTRVVSKLTNTTK
- the LOC103580139 gene encoding protein phosphatase 1 regulatory subunit 12A isoform X1, with product MSLETRSNSALFKRAEQLKRWEQSETNREPAQPRQIARKIKFSADCVFLAACAAGDKEEVVRLLQKGADINTGNVDGLTALHQACIDDDLDMVEFLVEQGADINRGDNEGWTPLHATASCGFISIAKYLIEQGCNLAAVNNDGELALDIAESDEMEDLLQQHINKAGIDCDQARSEEERSMLSDAKAWKAGSPGKDAVHPRTGATALHVAAAKGYIKVMNILLQARCDVNAQDYDGWTPLHGAAHWGQLEACKLLVENYCDMDIKNFAGQTAFDVADTDILKALEELKKKQQIILKDHPLLNNQKQLPIPKKRMSPTIENTVVNEGLETFEEETPNKVIKVELEIQSDKDDTSADTNSDVEKKNRANKDDSGTLSPVTVPEINKLPNQAPILPPKQQTENTEEGTIPSWRRSGSFRSRIQENEPTNSVASTKENEDKEKSIKTPLISNKINQNTDSEVVLRRTHSFETDEKFYEQYLALRARIKASSCPTLHRCNPVTPTHTNTTTARSASLRETHRRKEVKLNLELSRVPQESNSSSPTSLTNKFLSSPVLPTSTTGSTPTSSTSTATTTTTSPVPGNQIRRSFVPPVRDEESETQRKAHAKRVRETRRSTQGVTLDEIKSAEQLVKKKQQQTNDTTSSTPQPAASLGQTASIIATITTATPTTVTTNKLPEETNLPERRPSWRLRVDNGSKFQLEDANNKSSDTTTAYIRRPSGGTGIPRPSSAPVDSIATSTADATVTLPLRRSLKSPEDKDQDKENDSRNAQATQAVIQRRRRPKRRSTGVVHVDMDEIDPDKQDTSAGGDYEESKTNHTESGNERSGRSSRLGSVTSLSSDISVTPSSRIKSSNSENGELDYKKLWEESQAENERLKEKLRRSDEQLKEVRGTLEKVQSTQSKLTLSEAEKRERRAMERKLSEMEEELKQLQKLKAENERLKAENRALTRVVSKLTNTTK
- the LOC103580139 gene encoding protein phosphatase 1 regulatory subunit 12A isoform X2, producing the protein MSLETRSNSALFKRAEQLKRWEQSETNREPAQPRQIARKIKFSADCVFLAACAAGDKEEVVRLLQKGADINTGNVDGLTALHQACIDDDLDMVEFLVEQGADINRGDNEGWTPLHATASCGFISIAKYLIEQGCNLAAVNNDGELALDIAESDEMEDLLQQHINKAGIDCDQARSEEERSMLSDAKAWKAGSPGKDAVHPRTGATALHVAAAKGYIKVMNILLQARCDVNAQDYDGWTPLHGAAHWGQLEACKLLVENYCDMDIKNFAGQTAFDVADTDILKALEELKKKQQIILKDHPLLNNQKQLPIPKKRMSPTIENTVVNEGLETFEEETPNKVIKVELEIQSDKDDTSADTNSDVEKKNRANKDDSGTLSPVTVPEINKLPNQAPILPPKQQTENTEEGTIPSWRRSGSFRSRIQENEPTNSVASTKENEDKEKSIKTPLISNKINQNTDSEVVLRRTHSFETDEKFYEQYLALRARIKASSCPTLHRCNPVTPTHTNTTTARSASLRETHRRKEVKLNLELSRVPQESNSSSPTSLTNKFLSSPVLPTSTTGSTPTSSTSTATTTTTSPVPGNQIRRSFVPPVRDEESETQRKAHAKRVRETRRSTQGVTLDEIKSAEQLVKKKQQQTNDTTSSTPQPAASLGQTASIIATITTATPTTVTTNKLPEETNLPERRPSWRLRVDNGSKFQLEDANNKSSDTTTAYIRRPSGGTGIPRPSSAPVDSIATSTADATVTLPLRRSLKSPEDKDQDKENDSRNAQATQAVIQRRRRPKRRSTGVVHVDMDEIDPDKQDTSAGGDYEESKTNHTESGNERSGRSSRLGSVTSLSSDISVTPSSRIKSSNSENGELDYKKLWEESQAENERLKEKLRRSDEQLKEVRGTLEKVQSTQSKLTLSEAEKRERRAMERKLSEMEEELKVMEQLKCENQRLKDENGALIRVISKLSK
- the LOC103580139 gene encoding protein phosphatase 1 regulatory subunit 12A isoform X4; translated protein: MSLETRSNSALFKRAEQLKRWEQSETNREPAQPRQIARKIKFSADCVFLAACAAGDKEEVVRLLQKGADINTGNVDGLTALHQACIDDDLDMVEFLVEQGADINRGDNEGWTPLHATASCGFISIAKYLIEQGCNLAAVNNDGELALDIAESDEMEDLLQQHINKAGIDCDQARSEEERSMLSDAKAWKAGSPGKDAVHPRTGATALHVAAAKGYIKVMNILLQARCDVNAQDYDGWTPLHGAAHWGQLEACKLLVENYCDMDIKNFAGQTAFDVADTDILKALEELKKKQQIILKDHPLLNNQKQLPIPKKRMSPTIENTVVNEGLETFEEETPNKVIKVELEIQSDKDDTSADTNSDVESGEETDIEDSDDDNDSESSSDSETSSTSNYSNQSDKFLGVTDDEKKNRANKDDSGTLSPVTVPEINKLPNQAPILPPKQQTENTEEGTIPSWRRSGSFRSRIQENEPTNSVASTKENEDKEKSIKTPLISNKINQNTDSEVVLRRTHSFETDEKFYEQYLALRARIKASSCPTLHRCNPVTPTHTNTTTARSASLRETHRRKEVKLNLELSRVPQESNSSSPTSLTNKFLSSPVLPTSTTGSTPTSSTSTATTTTTSPVPGNQIRSVQVVEASSANVTPSHNSTTTTSAPTTPATGKLSPGNIFKNFFKSFVPPVRDEESETQRKAHAKRVRETRRSTQGVTLDEIKSAEQLVKKKQQQTNDTTSSTPQPAASLGQTASIIATITTATPTTVTTNKLPEETNLPERRPSWRLRVDNGSKFQLEDANNKSSDTTTAYIRRPSGGTGIPRPSSAPVDSIATSTADATVTLPLRRSLKSPEDKDQDKENDSRNAQATQAVIQRRRRPKRRSTGVVHVDMDEIDPDKQDTSAGGDYEESKTNHTESGNERSGRSSRLGSVTSLSSDISVTPSSRIKSSNSENGELDYKKLWEESQAENERLKEKLRRSDEQLKEVRGTLEKVQSTQSKLTLSEAEKRERRAMERKLSEMEEELKQLQKLKAENERLKAENRALTRVVSKLTNTTK